One Aptenodytes patagonicus chromosome 7, bAptPat1.pri.cur, whole genome shotgun sequence genomic window, aaaaagaaccatcttttgtttctttttttcccagatttacCCCAGTTTTCAAAAATACGCCACAGGTCTGACTATACTGTTCAGAATCCCTAGCAAATGCAGTAACTCCTCCCTGGGGAAGGGAGTGAGCATTAGTAAGAAATGAtaggaaataaagtaataaaaattcttCCCCATGTCCAAGAAAGAAATCAACAGCCTTTGCACTTAAACATGTTGATGCACAGTCAACTCCtattcagctgcttttttaaaacctttttgcaAGTTTAAGTGTTGGATGAGGGTCTACAACATGCGTGATTTCTAGCAATCTTGTGGCTTTAAGTGGGACTGCATGTCCACAGCGCTTACAGGCTGCACTGAACAACTTGTGAAGACGATTTTGAATCGCCGTGTGTTAATTTTCAGCCAGTTCACACGTGGAAAATTTTCTTCACGGCTGTCTTTCCTCTGGCTGGCATTTAATGTCTTCTTTAGTCTGATGGGCTAAATCAGGAAGGTCTGACAGTGCCAGGCGAGCTCCTGCATGTGGCCTCCCAATGGAGGTTTCTCACCTCTGAGCCAAGTCTGACTTTGTGGCAAACGCGCAGAAGGCCGCAGTACccagaggagcgatggccgctgatgttctctcctgcggcAACCAGGCCAGTTAACGCAGCAGCTTTACGTTCGCTCCTGTGCTGCCAGCAAGCACTAAAACCAAGCAAAAGTACGTTTTTCTGTCAAGCACGGGGAGCCCGGAGTATGCGTTCGTGTAATTAACAGTCAATTACAGGAGAGCTGGTCAGGAGGGGTTAGGGAGCGGTTTACATCGAACAGCTTCCTAGGGGATTCGTGCTACTtcaggagagaggctggggctgcggCGCAGCTGCCCGTGCTGGTGGAGGGACGGCGGCATCGATGCAGAGCGCGGCCGGGCAGCCCCGAGCGCCTCACGGGCACCGCTGAGACGAGGGAGCTGCGAAGGACCGCCATTTCCCCTCAGCGTGGCGGCGGGagaggcgcgcgcggggcggccccgggaggAGGGGCCGCGCCGCCTCAGTGCCGCGGCCATGGCGGGCTTCGTGCGGGAGctggagcggcggggcgggccggcgctGCGGCTGGAgcagcgggcggcgggcggcgtgGGCTGCGTGGTGTGGGACGCCGCGCTGGTGCTCGCCAAGTTTCTGGAGACCGGCGCCTGCCCCCTCGCCCGCCGCGACGTCCTCGAGCTGGGCGCCGGCACCGGCGCCGTCGGCATTATGGCGGCCACGCTGGGGTGAGCGCCGCCGtccgggggctgcgggcgggcgggcggccggggccgcgggccgggccgtcccccccccggcccgggcgAGGGCGAAGCGGGGACGGCGCTggctgctgggaaggggcaggcCCTCGCTGCTTGTTTCTCCACCTCTTATCCCCCTTCATTACCTACGTGAAATCGTTTAAATTCTCGCAAAATGCGTGTTTTGTGCGTGCGCGCTggggcgaggggccgggggcTGGTGCCGGCGAGTCGGGCCCTAACCCCCTCTGTGTTCCAGGGCAAACGTGACGGTCACCGACcttgaggagctgcaggagctgttgACGGTTAATATAGAGAACAACAGGCATCTGGTGACAGGGTCAGTCCGAGCCAAGGTACTGAAATGGTTTGTATGATCCTTTAATGTTTCTGTTCGGCTTTAACGGGGCTTCTTGCTTTGTGAAACTGCCAAAAATACTCGAAAACAGTGCTGTAAAAGGGAAGCACGATATAAAAACAGAGTAGTTAACTTTATGCTCAGTCCCGTAGTAGTATGTGTTGTATTGTTACTGAAGcttgttttcaccttttttttttttgcttcttttcagggGTGAAGATGTAACAGAATTTCAGCCTCCCCCCGATTATATACTAATGGCTGATTGCATTTACTATGAGGAGGTAAATGAGGACTTTGCAAAACTATAGGAAGTTTCCTTGGGAAGGGTGTGGGTTCAGTGTGAGAAGTGTTCAAATAAATATTGTGCTTGTGTCTTGGTCCCCATGGTTTAGAGGAATACATAGAACAAGActggaaaaggcatttttaacaGATTCAAGGCCATAGGAGATTCAACCAGAGACTTTTttgatgtttcaaaaaaaaaccccccgaACTTAATATTTGtgcctccccccccctttttttttttacattgggAATGAAGTGTGAAGCAAAACATTGTGACTGATAGTTGTGAACTGTTGAATGCATTGGTAAATGAAATTTAATAGTGCCGCGTCTGCACTGTTTGGGTTCTTCTCACGCTTCCCTTGGGAAGGCAAAAGGAGAAATCATGCTCTAGCTAAGTGGTTGTTGTAGTCTGCCCCATCTCCTCAGCTGGAGCTCTGTAGGACGTGCACACAGAGCTAACAGAAGttggaagaaaagggaaatgacCCGAAGAACCCCATGTCCCAGTGCCCTTTCAGTGGTCTTACCAGCCCCTTGCGTTGGCTCCCTGCATGTTGGTCCTGTTTCCATCCGTAGTGGTCTGGATATGAGCCACGTTCCAACAGCGGCCGAGAAAACTCTCACTTTTGAAACACGTCAAGAAACAGTCATTGTTGTGTGCCTCAAGGAAATGCCCACTCAGCAGTGTGGAATGCTTTTGGCTTTGATGCTAGTTCAGTTTTCTTGGTCGGTCTGTGAAACTCTTCTCTTATGCAgtctccctttctcctctgctttccagcttgcCCCCATGTTCCTTTTGTCCCAGTTAAAGTACTAAAAATAACTCcctgaaaagcaaaactggaaagtTCTCTCTTGGGTGAAGACTTTCTCTAGTTAGAGGGTATCGTACCAGTAAAATGAACTTGAAATCTAAGTGGGAAATACTTAACCTCTTTTGGGCAGTCATTAGAACCGTTACTGAAGACACTGAAAGACCTTACTGGCCCTGATACGTGCGTCTTGTGCTGTTACGAACAGAGGACTATGGGGAAGAATCCTGAAATTGAGAGAAAGTACTTTGAGGTAAGTGTTTGTAACGTGTGCTTTTTGAACACTAGGAAAATAGGTTGGATATGGGAGGTCTTTGTATTGGAACAGCTGAACATCTATGGCAGTTGCTACACGTACAAATTCAGGTTGACTACACGAAGTAGCGTTTGTAGCAGGAGAAGCACGTTTCTCTTTAGATGGGGCTGAAAATTTGGATGGTGGCTCTTGAAGTTAGTGTCCAACTTACCAGTAGAGACTTTCTGGATACTTACTGAGCTTTCCTTCCCTCAAAAGGTCGAACTAACCTTTCTTGCCTTACTGATCTTAACTGTATCGATGCTTTTGATCCAGGCAGCCAGACTTGCATAGGTTGTTAAAAGCCTCTCTAGCTTGTGATACCTTCCAGATTTGCAAAAGGGCCACCACATGTGAGGCAATATCTGTCAAAATCAAAACAATCATTTTTGTAGGAGCAAGTGAATTAGCAGTCGgttgctgccttctttctgcGGTGGTTGTCTTGATGTTACCAGAGGCTATTGGGAGGATTAAAAACAGTCtggtgaaaatttattttcttttagcatGTTCCAttaaaagcagagggaaaataCAGGTAAAGTTTTCCAGAGTAGCTCAGGAACGCAAGACTCTCTGCTAAGTGAtacagctgcttctgcaaaaaTTTCCCCCCTCTACTGAGAGAGCATTAATAGGTGATACAATTAAATAGTCCGGCTGTATCTTCTGTGCAAGTAAAGAAAAGGAACACAGGTAACAGCTGAATCCCTCCTAAGGTTGTGGGGATGACGGTCAGTGCAGGATTTAACTCTGCGCCTGTGagctctgctgaaaagcagcCCTTGTGCAGGAGTACTGGGTTatacataataataatactacaaaAAAGGGGAAGGGCAAGAATTTCAGGGCGATTTGTACGTGTTAATAAAAGCACCTCTTTGATAATTAGCCATGCCTCGAACTCTTGCGGGGACCTGGCTGCGAGGAGGGTTGCTATAATTGAGATCAGCTCTGATGAGGTGCCGCTCCCACAATAAACACAATAGGTGTAGGTGTTTCTGGatgatttctgctttcttgtAATTTATTTCCTCCCTTAGCTTGCCAGGGTGCAGCCGAGTTAATCTGAGCACATTGCAGAGCCGATGCTGGGTggttttagccttttttttttttcgcccCTCCCCTCCAGTTGAGAAGGTTGGCAGACAGGGGCAGGTGCTGTGGTTTGGCTTAGCACTTTGGAGATTGGaggaagcaaaatgttttatcacaagcttttagatttttctttaaacGTTGCAAGATGTCTGTAGCTTTGAATTGGCACAGGAGTAGTTAGAACGAGGGTAAATGTGCTGCACGAGGGGAAAAATAGCTTGCACGTTTGTAGAGGCCTTTAGTGGAACGGTCTGAGCGTGGTGACTCCAGCCTCCTAAGGCTTCTTGCCCTCGTGTGCGTATATCGTGGGACCTTTCTGACTGAACGTGCTTAGTTCAAAAGGGCAGTCAGTGTCATTTGAGTCGTCTCGTGTTTTCTCTGATAACCAGCTGCTTCAGATGGACTTTGAGCTGGAAAAAATTCCCCTGGATAAGCACGATGAGGAGTATCGCAGCGAAGACATTCATATCATGAATATCCACAGGAAACAAACGGTAGGTTAATTGAACTGGCGCAGCAAACGCTGCCAGGAATTCACAGAGCTGCTGTTTACTTGGCATAGTGTGAGCGTTCCAGGGGTGAAGCTCTAAACTGACTGTGAAATACCATCAGGCACCCTGTGAAACTGCAGACCAGAACCGTGCTTGTACAAAGGAGCTCCTTTGTTCCAAAACCCAGCgctctgccaggtgccagcctTTGTCTTCAGCAGGGCCATCTTTGAGCTGCACGCtggctttctcttctgcttccacaCTGTAGTGCAGTGGGATCTCAGAACTGGAGTTTTGAGGCACCGAAGTAATAACAACAGCATGCCCGCTGCTGCTTTTAGCACTGTGTGCTCTGCTGTACAGCCCTCTCCCCAAAACCAGTCTCTAGAGGTGGTACTTGGCACCTGTCAGGGTTGGTTAGATCATTTTTTGGTTAATTGATGGAGCAGACAGTTAcacatgaagaaaacattttgcatattGTGCTGACACAACATGTGGGTCCAGTGCTTAAACAAAAACGGGCCACTTAAAAAGCCgtacttttactttttaaaatctcttcacaGAATTTTCCATCGTGAGATCTTTGACCACAGTATCTGTCCTCTGGCAGCTGATAGAGCTCTGGAGAAGAGGGATAGGGTATGGAATAACACCACAAAGGGACTGTCTCCGGTGTGGTTTGTGACTCATCTACAGAACGGCTTCTCGGTGCTGGACTTGGCGTGAGGCACCAGAAGAAGTGGGCTCGTTAGACTAGATCCACTGGCAGCGCCTTCCAAGAGGACAGATGTGAGCTGTTGATGTCTGCAGActgaggcaggggaaggcagaaaaTGGAACCAGAGCTTCACCCGGAGCAGCGCTGGGTGCATCTTCTGGTTACCTCTGCCGGGCAGCCGCTTCTTAGAGCAGCGGGCGGCTTGCCAAGTGCTCACAGAGCAGATCCGAGGACACCGCACCGAAGGCTCTGTGAGGAGACATCTCTGCGAGCGGGCTCAATCACGCAGCCCCGGATAGCCGGTCAATAAAACTTTTGCACTTGAGATGGGTCTTGGATGGTTGGGGTTCTTTTTCAGCCTGTGGTTTCTCTGTCACTCCCGCGTTGCAGAGGTCCTGGGAGTCTCATTTCAGGAGCAGGGGCTGTTGTGGTGGTAGGTGCTGCATAGATACAACACGCAGATGGTCCTTGCGCCTGCGCAAAATTGTTCTTCCTTTTAGTTCCACCTGCGCTTTCCTGGTATAAGGATCTGCAGCGTTAAAGTTTGACACCTTCAGACGATTCTGGTGAGCAGGTTCGTTGTTGCTGTTGGTATTCCTCACCAAGCTGCCTCTTGCTGTTGCGCAGTGATGGCTTTGAGATTCAATTTCAGAGGAAGTCTCACTTCTGCTCTGTAGTGGAAGCGGCCGTGGCTGCCTGCGTCATCCCGCAGCCCTGAGTGCGCGCTGTGAAAGTAGGTCTGCTGCGACAGAGGTGCTGCTCAACGTGAATTGTGACAGCCTGTTCCCTGAGCCTCTCCCCACTCTCGCTGCGCACAGCACGAGTGGTCCCTACTTCAGAAACCTGAATATTTACGCTAAATCTGCTGAATTTTCTCAACACCTCAGCTGTTGGTTTTGGGGGAGCCTTGTTCGTGGGCACCCGGCTGCTTTCGGGACCTGCCCTGAGCCGGGGCTCCCTTTATCTCCAGTGAGAGCGTTCCTTGCAAACTTCGCACTCTGTGAAACACTGCCCTGGCTTGCAAAGCGCAACAGCGATGATTAGTGAATGCACGGCAAAGCGAGAATGTAATTTGTTGTAACCGCACACATTATTTGTTAACTTGTTATGAAAAGAGCTCCTTAATTAACCGGTGGCCTGCAGGAAGATATTTACTGGTGTGTTTACGCCAGCGTGACTTCCCTGGTGGAAACTCTTGGTGAGAGGAGTTGTCCGAAGGTGCGCTGTAAGGATAGTGGGAGAGCTGTGCCCTGTTCTGGTAGCATCTCCCTGCAGACACAGCCTCTTCGCTGACCGCAGACCCCCGGGAGGGGGGGGAGCAGCATTTCTCGGAGGGTTTGGTGCCAACGGAATAATTGTATTTTATCTACAGGGCGTGTGATTTCAGCACTTCCTTTTGTATATGGGCTCGGatctctcagaagaaaaaagggaggaagtcGTGCTTTTCTCTTCCCCGCGCACAGCCGCTGGCTGCTCCTCCGTGCCCTCAACTTCATGCCTGCAGTGTTCAAGTTGTGCACGTCGTGGGGCGAGAGGGACCAGGGTGGGGGGGGCCGGGTCCCGTCACCGCCCCGTGCCACCTCCCTGTCGCCGGCTGCACCCGCTGCGAGGGGGGATGTAAAACCCAACCGCTTCTGCTGCCGCTGATCGGTCTGTGAGGAGGAAACCGCCGTTAACCAGGGCAGCGTGGAGAGGGGGGTCACGTGCGTGGCGGCTGCCGCCTCTCTCCGTCTTGTCCCTGGAGCCACCAGATGAAACggctgcttttttggggggaaaaaagggctttcGGAAAGGGGGTTGGGATCCTCCTGCCTGGGCTGAGCTCCGCggtggctggggagagggtgCCTGCAGGGCCGGTGGCTGCCATGGTGCGGGGATTACTGCTCTTAACTGGGGGCGGGCATGGGGCCCTCATGGAGAACAGGGTGTGAGGGAGACGCTGGTCCTGCTTGCCGGCCTCTCCACTCCGTCACCCGTCCCGTTTGTCCCCATTGGCTTtttgtcccggctgtgtcccctcagGGAGAGCGTGTGTCGGCACCGCTCCCATAAATGCGGGGTCTCTTCAGCGAGGTTCGGCCATGGCGAGGTGCCTGGCAGCGCCCGCACGCAGCTTTGCTGGTGTCAGGCTCTGCCCGGCCCCTGGGGCACAGCGGGCGCTTCTGAGAGCAACTCGCATCCCTGCCAACACCGTACCAGCCCAAATCTGCCCCAGCGCTCCCCGCATGGGAGAGCTCATCCCTCCCTTGGCTCTGACGGATGCGCAGCTGCC contains:
- the VCPKMT gene encoding protein N-lysine methyltransferase METTL21D isoform X1, producing MAGFVRELERRGGPALRLEQRAAGGVGCVVWDAALVLAKFLETGACPLARRDVLELGAGTGAVGIMAATLGANVTVTDLEELQELLTVNIENNRHLVTGSVRAKVLKWGEDVTEFQPPPDYILMADCIYYEESLEPLLKTLKDLTGPDTCVLCCYEQRTMGKNPEIERKYFELLQMDFELEKIPLDKHDEEYRSEDIHIMNIHRKQTNFPS
- the VCPKMT gene encoding protein N-lysine methyltransferase METTL21D isoform X2, with amino-acid sequence MAGFVRELERRGGPALRLEQRAAGGVGCVVWDAALVLAKFLETGACPLARRDVLELGAGTGAVGIMAATLGANVTVTDLEELQELLTVNIENNRHLVTGSVRAKVLKWGEDVTEFQPPPDYILMADCIYYEESLEPLLKTLKDLTGPDTCVLCCYEQRTMGKNPEIERKYFELLQMDFELEKIPLDKHDEEYRSEDIHIMNIHRKQTLIELWRRGIGYGITPQRDCLRCGL